Part of the Streptomyces sp. NBC_00457 genome, CGCGCGCCTCCTCCGCACAGCCCCAGCGCCGAAGGTGCTCCATGGTGCGCGAGAAGATCGCCTCGCCCGCCGGGAAGGGCACGCGGCCGTCGCCTTGGTCGATCACCGTCACCGGCACACCGCGCCACCCCAGCTCGATCGCGAGCGAGAGGCCCACGGGGCCCGCCCCGACGACCAGGACACGCCGGGATCCGGCTCTTTCGTTGCGGTCAGACACAGGGGACCTGCCTTCCTGAACACGGGTTGGGTCAGTTGCGACCCCAAACTCTTGAACCCGAGTCAGAGTCGCATGTTCAGGCAGTTTTGTGGAAGGGCGAGATGGGTCAGGCATCTGTCGGCAAGATGGCTTCAGTGCTACGCTGACCCCAGTTCAAGAGATAGGAGAACGTCGTGGTGTCTCCGGCCGATCGAAGCGATGCTGTGGGCCACTGTCGGGCCCTGGTCGTCAGCTACCACCGCGACATCGACAGTGGCCGGGCCACGGCCGGGATCGGTGCGTTCGCCGACGACGCCGAGTTCGAGGCACACGGCCGGGTCTTCCGAGGGCGGGACGAGATACTCGGCTTTCTCAACGCGCGGGAGGCCGACACCGCACGGCAGACCGTCCATGTGCTCGTCAACGAGGTCGTCGCCGGTCAGGACGACGAGGACGACGGAAGTGGCCACGAGCGGGTCGAGTTGCAGGCCATGGTTCTGCTGCACGTTCGGCAGCCTGACGGCGCCTATGTCTTGGATCGCGTCCTCAACACCGTTCACCGGTTCGGCCACTCCGGCGGGGAGTGGCGGATCACGCGCCGCACCTCGAGGCCGCTGCACCCCACCGTCTGACGGGCAAGGAGTCCTTCACGATGACGACCACCCCCCAGAGCACGACCGCCCCCGCGGCCACCGAGACACAGGCCGTCGCGCTGCAGATAGCCGAACTCGTGCTCAAGACCGGCCGCTACGACGACATGGCCGCCTTCTACACACACGTACTGGGACACGGCCCGTTCTACGAGCGGACCCCGGACCCCGACGCCCCGCCGCGTCCCGCGGGGATGCCCGAGCGGGCGGTCGATGTCCGACTGGGCTTCTTCCGTGTGCATGACGCCCCGCACAGCAGCCAGGTCCTCGCGCTGTTCGGCATCGACAGCCTGATCGGGACCGACGCGTCAGGGCCGGGCCTGCATCACTTCCAGTTCGGTGTCGGCTCGCTCGGTGACCTGGTCACCCAGTACGAGCACATGGCGTCCCTGGGTGCGCGCCCGCACCGTGCCGCCAACCACGGCCAGGCCACCAGCTTCTACTACCGCGACCCGGACGGGAACATCGTCGAGTTCTCCTGCGCCAACTTCGCCACCACGGAGGAGGAGGTGGCCTTCATGTCCGGCCCCGTCTTCGCGGCGAACCCCTCCGGCCTGGAGCTCAACCCCGAGCGCTTCGTCGCCCGCTACCGCGCCGGTGACCCCAAGGACGAGTTGTTGCGCCTGGACAACCAGGCGGTGGCCCTGTGACCAGGCTCGTCAGCACGGCCAAGGGGATCGGCAGGCTGGAGGACGACGGTGAGACCGTAGCCCTTTTCGACCTCGACGCGACCGACCTCGGTGCGGCCCTGCAGTCCGGCCTCGACATCGCGTCCATCGCCACGGCCGCGGTTCGCGACCGGGTCCCCATGGCCCAGGCCCAGCTCGTCGCGCCCGTCCCCAGGCCCTCCAAGATCTGGGCGGTGGGTTACGCCTACGCCGGTCACCGCACCGAGGTGGGGTACGCCGGCATGGCGGAGGACCCGGTCATCTTCCTGAAGGCCCCGTCCTCGGTGATCGGCCCGGGAGAGCGGATCCGCTTCCCGAAGGCGGCCCCGGACGAGGTCGACTACGAAGGCGAACTCGCGGTCGTCATCGGCAGGCGTGCCACCGACGTGCTGGAGGCGGCCGCGTACTCGTTCGTCGCCGGCTTCACGATCTGCAACGACGTCAGCGCGCGAGATGTCCAGAAGGGGCGCGTTCCCGGCCGGGCCGCCAACGTCACCGCGGCCAAGAGCTTCGACACCTTCACCCCCATGGGCCCCGCCCTGGCCACGCTCGACGAGTTCGCCGATCCTGATGACCTGCACCTGCGCACCTGGGTCGCAGGCGAGCTCCGCCAGGACGCGCGTACCTCCCAGCTCATTCACCCGGTTCCCGCGCTGGTCTCGTACCTGTCGCGGCAGACGACCCTCGAACCCGGCGACGTGATCGCCACCGGCACTCCGGCCGGGGTGGGGCACAAACGAGGCCTGTTCCTGCGGTCCGGGGACGAGGTCCGGATCGAGATCGAGGGCATCGGCACCCTCGCGAACACCTGCGCCTGACGCGTGGAGACCATCCTGAGGATGCCGGAGCCGCGGCCTCCTCGGTGTCGGGAAAAGTCAATTCTGGCGGCCATCGCATAGGTGACGGCCCCGTCTTAGGAGGCAATTCAGGTGAGCAGCGATCCCAAGAGCAGTTTCGGCGGCGGAAACCCGTGGGACCACGTCCAGCCGTGGGACGAGGAGATGTTCGGGAAGGAAGTCCACGACAGCACCCTGCAGCACAAATGGGGGACCGCCGTGTCGATCGCCGGCGGGCTGCCCTACATCTGGAGGGAGCTGGCCCGGCCGATCTCCGAAATCGTCTATGGCCTTCTCGAACTCCGCGCCGGAGACAAGGTCCTGCTCATCGGCGAGGGCATCGCCCCCGCGGGGTGGCTGGAAGACATGCGGGAGATCGTGGGACCGGACGGCGCCGTGGATGAGGTGGAGATCATCCACGACGGGCGGAAGGCGGTCCTGGGCAAGCTCCCCGGGCGGAACGGCCAGACCGGCTGCTGGCGCTGGGACTATGCCGACTCGAAGACCGACGAACAGTACGACTGCGTCGCGGTACTCCAGGCGACCCAGCACTGTGACGACTGGGCGGAGACGGCCCGGAACCTGCTGCGCGTGATGAAGCCGGGGCGCCGCATCGTGCTGGCCGAGTCGGTTCTGAAGGGGCCGACGTTCACCGCGCGCATCAACTCCGACGTCCATCTGCGGCAGTGGTTCGACAAGCTGTTCCAGCAGGTCCCGGTGGAAGACATTCCCTACTGGTCCGGCGAGGAGGTCCGCGAAGCATTCGGGGACACCGTCGACAGCCCGCAGTTGATGGAATGGCGCGGCATCGAGATGTTCTGGGGACGAAAGAAATAACAGCGCAGACAGCACCGAAACCGTTCCGAAAAGACCTCGATCCTGCCGAGTTCCGGGCAGTGGGATCGGCTGACAACCCGAGCCGCATTAAGCGACGCCACCCCGAATGAGGAGGTTGCCGTGAGTGTCAACGAGGACCTCATGGTCATGGCATCGGACCAGCCGCTGCAGAGCGTCGTCCGCGACGAGCACCTGCTGCTGGCGCCACCGCATCCGTCCAAGGTGCCCATGAAGCTGTGGGACGAGCACCCGCCCCTGACCGTGGTGCACTACCCGCAGGAGTACCAGGAAGAGGCGTACGCCCCGCCGCGCGGGGTGTACGAGAACGACGAGATCCGCGTCGAGTGGCAGAAGCTGGACGGCCGGCAGCCGTTCTACCACCGCAACTGCGACGTGGACGAGCTCTGCTACCAGATCGCCGGCGAACGCACGCTGATGACCGAACTCGGCGTGGTCGAGCACCGGGCCGGCGAGTTCTCCCGCATTCCCCGGGGCGTGGCCCACGACAACTACAGCCGCGCCGCGAGTCACCTGCTGTTCTACATTCCCGCGCCGGTCGCCGAGCTGGTAGCGGCCCAGCGCGAGTCCCAGGCGGTGTTCCCGCCGTTTCCCGGCTGGCAGCCCGCCCCGGCCAACGAAGCCGTCAGCTGGAACCTGGGCACACCCGGCCGCGACATCACCATCTTCGGGGTCGACGAACAGCAGCTGCTTGAACATGTTCACAACGACGACCGCCGGCTGCAGGTCCTGCGCCCCGACCGTTCCCAGGACACCACCTGGCTGTACGGCACGGACCGCATCCGCATTGGGCTCGTCACCACCGTGCCCGGCGGTGAACGCCGCTATCGCCGTACCCTCGACGCCGACGAGATCCAGTACCAGGCCAACGGCCACCGCACCCTGATCACCCAGCACGGCCTGGTCGACCTCGAGCCCGGCGACTTCGTGCGCATCCCGCTCGGGATCTCGCACGCCAGCGTCGCGACCGAGGCAGGTGACTATGTCAGCCTGCTCTCGCGCAGCGAGGTTCCGCAGGTCGCCAAGACCTCCCGTACCGCTGACCCGTACTCGCCCGAACGGCTCGCGGCCCTCACCGCGGAGGTCCGCTCATGACCACGATGCTCGCCCTGCGCGCCCATCGTGACGCCAGCACCCTGGTCCTGGAGGACATCCCCGTCCCCGAGCCCGGTCCGATGGATGTCATCGTGCGGGTCGCCTCCGCAGGCCTGGCCCCGGGAATCATGCGGTTGCTCAAAATGGGCGCGTTCAAGCACCTGCCCACCACCCTCGGCTTCGAGGCCGCCGGCACCATCGCCGCCGTCGGCAGCGACGCCACCGGCGTCCGCGTCGGTGAACGGGTCCGGGCGCACACCTTCCTGAACTGCCGCACCTGCATCTACTGCCGTACCGACCGCGACATGATGTGCCCGCAGCAGTCGATGATGGGCTACGCCGCCTTCAACGACTCCGCGATGCCCCTCTACGACGAGTACCACAACGGCGTGCTCGCCGAATACGTACGCATCCCGTACTGGCTGGTCGACCCGCTGCCGGAATCCGTCGGGTTCGACGTCGCAGCCAAGGTTCTCACCATGGGCAACGCGGTACGCGCGTTCAAGTGGGCCGAGCTGCCGATGGGATCCACCGTCGTCGTCACCGCCGCGACGGGTGCCATGGGCAGCGCGACGGTCAAGCTGGCGAAGCACTTCGGTGTCGCCGAGCTCATCCTCGTCGGCCGCCACAGAGACCGGCTCAAGGCCGTCGCCGGGCTGTCCGGTGGCATCCCGACCAGCGTCGTCGCCCTGGACGAACTCCCCGACGACTGGGCGACCACCGGCGCGCTCGCCGGCCGGCTGCGCGAACTGGCACCCGGCGGAGCACACGCGGTCCTCGACTACGTCCCCGACGGGCCGGTCACCGGTCAGGCCATGGCCGGGGTCGCGACCGGCGGCGCACTGGTGCACATGGGAGGCAATATGACGCCGCTGCAGCAGTCACCGATGGCACTCATGATGAACATGTGGCGGTTCATCGGGACCCGCGCCTGTACCCGCAACGACGCGCTGGAAGTCCTGCGCCTGCTGGAGACCGGTGCCCTCACCGCCGATGACCTCATCACGCATCGGTTCCCGCTCAGCGACGCGTTGGCGGCCGTCGACGCCGTACGACGCCGTGACGAACCCATGTGGATGCCCGTGATCAATCCCTGATCCCGGGGCACGAGTCCGTCAGTGTGTTCTGCGGAGCCATCAAGTAGCCAGCGAGAGGAAACCGGAAAGTGTCCGAAACCGAAGCCGTACGCAGCGAAGAGCCGCCCCTGCTCGCGGTGATCGGGGCGGCCGGGCTCTGCGGTACGTACCTGTTGGAGGCGGCGCGGCGGGCTCCGTTCCGGGTCCGCGCGGTGGTGCACGGGCCGGCGGGCCGTGAGCGAGTGGCCGCCCTGGGCGCCGACGAGATCGTCGAGGCCGATCTCGCGGAGCCCGATTCCGTCCGCCAGGCGGTGAAGAACGCCGACTTCGTGTTCATGATCCCTCCGGCGTTCCACCCGGAGGAAGACGTCTTCGCGATCAGGGCGCTGGAGGCGGCCGAACACGCGGGCGCGCGCCGGTTCGTGTACCTGTCCGTCCTCCATCCGCACACCCCGGGGCTCCGCCACCACATGCGCAAGGCGAACGCCGAGGCAGCCATGCGGGTTTCGGACCTGGACTGGACGATCCTCCAGCCCTCGATGTTCGCCCAGATCGTCCTGTCGACGTGGGGAAGGGCTCCCGCGGGGACGGTGAACCTGCCTTTCGACGTCCACAACAAGTTCTCGTTCATCGATCTGCGTGAGCTCGCGGAAGTCGGCGTGAAGGTTCTGTCCGAGCAGGGTCACGACGCGGCGACCTACGAGTTGGCGGGACCCACCACCACGCCGGCCGAGGCCCTGCGCATCGCGGGACGTGCACGAGGTGTGGAACTCGAGGCGAGGACGGTCGACTGGGCACAAGCGCCGCTCCCGCCAGGAGTCGCCG contains:
- a CDS encoding SDR family oxidoreductase, translated to MSETEAVRSEEPPLLAVIGAAGLCGTYLLEAARRAPFRVRAVVHGPAGRERVAALGADEIVEADLAEPDSVRQAVKNADFVFMIPPAFHPEEDVFAIRALEAAEHAGARRFVYLSVLHPHTPGLRHHMRKANAEAAMRVSDLDWTILQPSMFAQIVLSTWGRAPAGTVNLPFDVHNKFSFIDLRELAEVGVKVLSEQGHDAATYELAGPTTTPAEALRIAGRARGVELEARTVDWAQAPLPPGVADDPSRGPDMRAMWQDYDRHGLRGNSNVLRMLLGREPASFEEAATAFAARG
- a CDS encoding fumarylacetoacetate hydrolase family protein, coding for MTRLVSTAKGIGRLEDDGETVALFDLDATDLGAALQSGLDIASIATAAVRDRVPMAQAQLVAPVPRPSKIWAVGYAYAGHRTEVGYAGMAEDPVIFLKAPSSVIGPGERIRFPKAAPDEVDYEGELAVVIGRRATDVLEAAAYSFVAGFTICNDVSARDVQKGRVPGRAANVTAAKSFDTFTPMGPALATLDEFADPDDLHLRTWVAGELRQDARTSQLIHPVPALVSYLSRQTTLEPGDVIATGTPAGVGHKRGLFLRSGDEVRIEIEGIGTLANTCA
- a CDS encoding nuclear transport factor 2 family protein, translated to MVSPADRSDAVGHCRALVVSYHRDIDSGRATAGIGAFADDAEFEAHGRVFRGRDEILGFLNAREADTARQTVHVLVNEVVAGQDDEDDGSGHERVELQAMVLLHVRQPDGAYVLDRVLNTVHRFGHSGGEWRITRRTSRPLHPTV
- a CDS encoding zinc-dependent alcohol dehydrogenase, whose translation is MTTMLALRAHRDASTLVLEDIPVPEPGPMDVIVRVASAGLAPGIMRLLKMGAFKHLPTTLGFEAAGTIAAVGSDATGVRVGERVRAHTFLNCRTCIYCRTDRDMMCPQQSMMGYAAFNDSAMPLYDEYHNGVLAEYVRIPYWLVDPLPESVGFDVAAKVLTMGNAVRAFKWAELPMGSTVVVTAATGAMGSATVKLAKHFGVAELILVGRHRDRLKAVAGLSGGIPTSVVALDELPDDWATTGALAGRLRELAPGGAHAVLDYVPDGPVTGQAMAGVATGGALVHMGGNMTPLQQSPMALMMNMWRFIGTRACTRNDALEVLRLLETGALTADDLITHRFPLSDALAAVDAVRRRDEPMWMPVINP
- a CDS encoding VOC family protein, with the protein product MTTTPQSTTAPAATETQAVALQIAELVLKTGRYDDMAAFYTHVLGHGPFYERTPDPDAPPRPAGMPERAVDVRLGFFRVHDAPHSSQVLALFGIDSLIGTDASGPGLHHFQFGVGSLGDLVTQYEHMASLGARPHRAANHGQATSFYYRDPDGNIVEFSCANFATTEEEVAFMSGPVFAANPSGLELNPERFVARYRAGDPKDELLRLDNQAVAL